In Pseudomonadota bacterium, the sequence CCACGTACTTTACGGTCCATGAAAAAATCCTCGAAAAACAGGCTGACCCCGCAGCAGGAGTCTTTATTTCCCGGAGATACCCTTTTCGATCAGATTGCCCGGGCGGTCTGTCGGGCCGGAACCCTGCCCCGGAAAGAACTCCATGAAGCCTGGGAAATGGCGAAAAGGGTGCGGCGGCGATATCGGGGCGGCAGGGTTCTCGATCTCGCCTGCGGCCACGGCCTATTGGCCCATCTGATGCTCATCCTCGATGACAGCTCGGAGTGCGCCGTTGCGGTGGACAGCAGGATCCCGGCAAACGCGGAGAAATTGTCCGGCGCCCTGATTGCAACCTGGCCAAGACTGGCAAGCAGGATCAGCTACCGGGAGGTACCGCTCGAAGAGGTCGCCATTCTGCCGGACGATCTGGTGGTCTCCGCCCACGCCTGCGGCTCTCTGACCGACCTGATCATTGGCCGGGCCGTTGCCCAACGGGCGAGGGTGGCGGTCCTGCCCTGCTGTCATGATCTGCGGGAATCCTCCACCGGAGACCTTGCCGGCTGGATGGACAAAACCCTGGCCGTGGACACGGTCCGGGCGATAAAGCTTCAGGCACACGGCTATCGGATCGTCACCCAGGAAATCCCCTGCGAGATCACGCCGAAAAACAGGCTGCTGATGGGAGAATACTTCACCACCGAGCCTTCCGGGAACCTGTCCCCGCTGCCGTAGAAAAGGAACTTCGGACAGGGAACGCCTGATCATTCCCCCCGCAAATCAAGTAAAAAAAAACCGGGAGCACAGGTGCCGCCGCACTGCCCGGCAAATTTTTTTCTGCCCTTTCTTTCACCACTCCTTGAAAAACTCCGTGTGCCTCCAGCAGGAAAGAGCCGAAATGGCGGCAAGAGGCTGCTCAAATGACCCGGTTATGGCAAACTTCCGGGGTTACTGTGCGCCCTCCCGACCTTCATCAAACCTTGCCTCCTCCAGGACCTGATCAGGATGCTCAACGAACTTTCAGGATCAGGAGTTCTGCGCTGAGTTTCCAGAATCCATTGCCTGTTACCTTGTAAATCACAGCCGGAGGGGAAGAGTCTTTTCGGCGACAATCCTGCCGGGTTGTGACGAAAACACATCTTCCCGCCCCGCCAGCATCAATCATGCTCCTGTTTCACACGATTGTCCTTTTTTTCTCCGACAATTTCCGCCCTCCTGTTTTCCATGCCTTTTCCGGCCACGGCCCTGATCGCCTGCCGCCCGGTGGATATTGTTTCCACTACAGGACGGACATGCTTCCGGCCTCCCGGTACCATAAGGAACTTCCCACTCGTGTTTACACTCCAAACATCTGAATTTTTTTGCCGTCATCTCAAATTCACCTCCTTCGATTTTTATTGCCTGCCCTTTAACAAGTGCCTGCGCCACCTTGCGGTGGCCGTTTTCAATGATCCTCCCGAAAGTCTGCCGGGAGACATTCATCCGCTTTGCCGCCTCGTCCTGATACAACCCTTCATGATCGGCCAAACGAATCGCTTCGAATTCATCGACCCTGAGCACAATGACTTCCAGTGACGATTGCGGCACACCTTTCGGTTTAAAGTAGGTGCATTCAGGCAGGCACCCAACCATTCTGCTGTTTAGAGGTCTCGCCATTTTTCCTTCTCTCCTTTTGTTATTATTATAAGCATATGCTCATAACGAGTCAACCGGAACGGTCCACAAAGGAATTGACTCCAATCACTGTTTTCAGGATACTGTCATAATGGTTCACTAAATGATAAACAAATAATGAAGATCCGCTTAAATCGGTATGATTCCCTTTCAGTTTCAGCTACTTTTAGGCGAAGTCGGCGGTTCGCGGCATGAAACACCTGACGCGACCCGGCGGAAAGGAGAACCAGAGCAGACTGCGGACCCGAAAACCTGATGTGGCAACCGATCCGTTGCCGCTTTTCGGAACTCCCTGCGCCAGATAGTCAAACGGTGTGGTACTTCGAAGCCGCGGGCAAGCCCCCACATATCGCTGTGCATGATCAGGAGCGTCGCTTTTCCCACTTGCTTCACTTCCCTCGCACGGGGAGCCGCTCGGCGGAAAGGCGATGGCAGGCAGATTACTTGTTGAGGAAATGAGATGGCCACCAGGAAAAAAGCGAAATCAGGAAAAGCCGGCAAAACTGCCGGCGCCTTCACTATCTAAAAAACAACCCGCGGAAATTCACCGCGAAAATTCGTTCCCGATAGTCGGCATCGGCGCTTCCGCCGGCGGTCTGGAGGCCTTTGAAGGGTTTTTCAGGGCCTTGGCGGATGATTCCGGAGCGGCCTTTGTCCTGGTGAGCCATCTCGACCCCAATCACGCGAGCATCCTCCCCGAGCTCATCCAGAAAAAGACCGCGATGCAGGTCCATCAGGTCGTCGACAACATGAAGGTTGGCCCGAACCAGGTCTATATCATTCCTCCGAACAAGGAGATGGCCCTGTTGAACGGCGCCCTGCAACTCCTGGAGATACCGATGCCCAGAAGAGCAAACCTGCCCATCGACATCTTTTTTCGCTCCCTTGCCCAGGACCAGGAGGAAAGGGCCATCGGCATCATTCTTTCCGGAACGGGCACCGACGGCACGCTGGGGGTCAGGGCCATCAAGGGCGCGGGCGGCATGGTCATGGCCCAGGACCCGGATTCGTCCAGATACGACGGGATGCCGGCAAGCGCTATTGCCACCGGCCTGGTCGATTATATTTTGCCCCCGGACAAAATGCCCGCGCAACTAATGAATTATGTTGGCCACCAGTCGCGGCGACCGGCAGGCGGTATTGCGGCCGATTTTGGGAACATGCAGGGCGCCCTGCAGAAAATCTTTGTCGTGCTGCGGACAACTACCGGGCATGATTTTTCCCAGTACAAACAAAACACCATCTGTCGCCGGATCGAGCGGCGGATGCACGTGCACCAGATCGACGATATCGATGATTATGTCCGCTACCTTCAGGAGTCCGAACCGGAGACCGCCATCCTGTTCCGGGAGCTTCTGATCGGGGTCACCTGTTTCTTCAGAGACCCCGCCGCCTATAAATCCCTGAAAGAAAAGTTTCAGGAGTGGCTCGCGGACAAACCGGACGACTATAACGTCCGGATCTGGGTGGCGGGCTGCAGCAGCGGCGAGGAGGCGTACTCCGTCGCCATCATTGTCCTGGAATGCCTGGAGGTCCTGGGAAAACACCTCCCGATCCAGATCTTCGCCACCGATCTCGATGAAGAGTCCATCGCCCTGGCCCGGGCCGGAATCTATCCGGAGTCTATTTCGGTTGATGTGCGCCGGGAACACCTGAAAAAATTCTTCACCAGGGAAGAGAACCACTACCAGATTAAAAAAAGCATCCGCGACCTGGTGGTTTTTGCCCCCCAGAATATTACCAAGGACCCGCCCTTTACCAGGCTCGATCTCCTCTGCTGCCGGAATCTGCTCATTTACTTCGGGCCGGAACTGCAGAAAAGATTGCTGCCTCTCTTTCACTACAGCGTAAAACCGGGCGGCCTGCTCTTTCTCGGTTCCTCGGAAACCATTGGTCAGGCAACCGATCTCTTCGATCCCCTCGATAAAAAATGGAAAATCTTCAAGAGTCTCCCGGCCGGGAAAATGATGCAACCGGTCCTGAACATCCAGACAGCTCGTGGTGCCGCAGGACACCACGACCGGGTTTTCCAGAAACCGGCGCCATCCCTCAAGGAGATCGAGCCGCTCAAACTGCTGAAGAGCATCATCTCGCAAAGCGACATGTCGACCTGTGTGGTCATTGACGACAACGGCGACATCATCTATATCCACGGTCGGACCGGCTGCTTCCTGGAGCCTGCCGAAGGGGTGGCAAACCTCAACGCCCTCGATATGGCGAAGCCCGGACTGAAGGCGGGGCTGGCCGGCGCCATTCACCGGATGATCGCCGAACGGCAGGAGGTCGTCGTTAACGGGCTGCAGGTCCAGGCGAACGGCGGGTTCGTGGAAGTCGACCTCGTCGTCAAACCGCTGCCTGATCTGCAGACGGGCCGCCGTGGCTTGATGATGGTCATCTTCAATGAGCGTCCCTCCCCGAAAAAAAAGAAAGGAGCACCGCCCGGCAGAACGACCCGGTCAAGCCGGAGCGCCGAACTGAAAAACCTTGCCGCCGAGCTGCAGTATACCAAGGAAAACCTCCAGACCACGATTGAGGAGCTGCAGACCTCGAACGAGGAATTGAAATCCACCAATGAAGAGCTGCAGAGCACCAATGAAGAACTGCAGAGCACCAACGAAGAGCTGGAGACCTCAAAAGAGGAGCTGCAGTCCTTAAACGAGGAGTCCTCCACGGTCAACGCCGAACTGCAGGGCAGGATTGAAGAACTGGTCACGGCCAACGACGATATGAAAAACCTTCTCGATGCCACCGAGATCGCCACCATCTTTCTTGACATCGACCTGAACATCAGGCGCTTCACCCCCAAGACAACCGATCTGGTCCCTCTCACCACGCTGGACATCGGCCGGCCGATCACCCATTTCGCCACCTCGCTGAAAAATGTCGACCTTGCCGGACAGGCCGGAGAAGTGCTGGAGGAGCTGGGCAAAAAGGAGCTGGAAGTAGAGGACACCAGGGGCACCATTTACCGTATGCGCCTCCGGCCCTATCGGACCGCAAAAAATGTGATCGCGGGGGTTGTAATTATCTTCGAGGATGTGACAGAATTAAAAAAACAGCTGGCCCGGGAAAAACGGCTGGCGGCCATTGTCAAAGACTCCAACGACGCCGTCACCATGCTCGATTTCAGTGGTCGCTTTCTTGCGTGGAACCGGGGCGCGGAAAAAATGTACGGCTACTCCGAAGCCGAGGCGCTGCAGATGAACCTCATCGATCTTGTTCCCTCCGGCTGGCAAAAGAAGACCCGGGCCCTGATTTCCACGCTGAAGGAGGAAGAAGCAAAACCGATCTTGACGAAACGGCTCAGGAAAGACGGAAAAATTGTCAATGTCTTGCTGACGGCCACCAAGATATTAGATGAAAACGGGGTGCCGGCATCCATTGCCACCACGGAAAGGGATTTGGGCATGCTCACCAGACAGGCCTTGCAGCACTTGACGGGAGAAGATGATGCACCGGGATAAAAGCTCCGCCAACAAATTTATGGACCTGCGAAAACGGGCCCATGCGTATCTGTCCATCCCGATCGGCAACGGCCGGGCCCTGTCGCAGGAAGAGGTAAAAAAACTGGTCCATGAACTGGACACCTACCAGATCGAACTGGAACTGCAGAACGAGGACCTGCGCAAAACCCAGCAGGAACTCGAACAATCCCGCCGCAAATACACCAACCTCTACGACTTTGCCCCGGTCGGCTATCTGACCGTGAGTGGCACGGGCCTGATTGTCGAGGCCAACCTCACCGCCGCCGACATGCTCGGCGTGGCGAGAGGGAGCCTGCTCAGACAACCTCTTTCCGCCTTTATCCTTGAGGCGGATCAGGATATCCATTACCACTGCCGCAAGAGACTCCTGGAGTCAAAGAAAAAACAGAGCTGCCAATTCCGCTGCCGGAAAAAAGACGGGACAATTTTTCATGCCCAGTTGAAAAGTACTGTGGACTTTGAGATGGACGGCCATACAAGCCGGTTCCGCACCATAATGACAGACATTACCGAGCAGAAAAAAATCGAAATCGCCATTCAGCAAGGTAAAAGGGAATGGGAACAAACCTTCGACGCCATGCCGGATATCGTCACCCTGCTCGACAAAGACCTGCGTATTTTCCGGGCCAATGAAGCGGCCCATGTATTTTTCAAGGTGCAACCGGGCGGCCTGAACGGCCGGCACTGTCATGAGCTATTCAGGAAAGCAGCAAGTCCCTGCCCGGACTGCCCTGCGGTCAGGACCATCGAAAACCCCCTCCACTCCTTTACTGAAATCGTGGAACACCCGACGCTTGGCAAGATCTTTCAACTGTCGTCCTCTCCGGTCCTGGATGAGAACGGGGAACTGCAATATCTGGTGCATACCGCCAAGGACATTTCGGAAATCAAAAGAATGGAGGAAGACCTTTTTCAATCGCGCAAAATGGAAGCCATGGGCACCCTGGCCGGCGGCATCGCCCATGATTTCAACAATATCCTGACGGCGATCATGGGCTATGCCGAATTGACGAAAAATTCCCTTTCCCGTTCCGACTTGCCTGAAGACCATGTCGACCAGATTTTGCATGCCGCGAACCGGGCTAAGGAGCTTGTGAAGCAGATCCTCACCTTCAGCCGGAAAAGACAGGACAGCACAAAGGTACAGCTCCAGCCGCAGATTATCGTCAAGGAGGCCCTGAAAATGCTGCGTGCTTCCCTGCCGACAACAACCGAGCTCAAGGAAGATATCGATCCGGAGTGCGGCGACATCATGATGGACCCGAGCCAGTTCCATCAGCTCCTGATGAATCTTTATACCAATGCCTTTCATGCGCTGCCTGAGGAACAGGGAACGATCACCATCCGCCTCTCGAATAAAATCCTCGGCGCCAAAGAAGTGAGCAGCGAGCCGGAGGTGTCGCCAGGGCTGTTCGTTGAGCTGGTTGTTCAGGATACCGGCTGCGGGATGGAGAAACAGGTGCTCACCCGCATCTTTGAGCCCTATTACACAACCAAGGGCACCGGCAAAGGGTCCGGAATCGGCCTGGCGGTGGTCTACGGGATCGTCAAAAGCCATGGCGGACTGGTAAAAGTGGAAAGCACGGTCGGGAAGGGCTCGATGTTTAAACTCTATTTCCCGGCCGTGGAAAAAAGATACAAGCAAAAAGAGGCCCCGGAAGAGAAAAAAGCGCTTCCCACCGGTACGGAAAGAATCCTCGTTGTCGATGATGAGGAGATGATCAGCAATTTCCTGAAAACCTGCCTGACCGGTCTCGGGTATACCGTGACCGCGCATACCAGCAGCCTTCAGGCGCTGGCCGATTTCAACTCCCGCCCGGATGCCTTTGATCTCGTGGTAACCGACCAGACCATGCCGAGAATGCCCGGGAGTGACCTTTCCAGAAAGTTGCTGGCTGCGCGCCCCGACATTCCGATTATTATCTGCACCGGCTACAGTTCGATGATTTCCGAAAAAAAGGCCAAAGAGCTTGGGATCAGAAAATTCGTCCTGAAGCCTGTGAGCATGAAGGATATGGCCAATATTGTCCGTGAGGTACTTGACCGGAACTGACCATCACCGCTGGGGAGAGGTGCCCTCATTCGGAATAACGGCGGCGGGAGTCCATCTCGATCAGCACATAGTAAAACCCCTTCACTGCGGCCACCGACAGAAAGACCATGATCGCCATGGCCTGCATCCCGAGATACTCGGGAACCAGGGCTTTTGCGTCCCGGAACAGGAAATACATCACCACCATATTCACCACCGTGCCAATGCCGAGCTGCACCACCATTCTGGGCAGGAGATAAACCTGATAGGCAAACCAGGTGATGATATCGGCCAGGACCAGCATGTTCAGAAAACTTCGCATCGGCAGGGAAAGATGCAGGCCGTCAAAATAAAAAATCCAGGCCCACAGACCGTAGAAGACCATTCTGACCAGGACATTGGCGTTATGGAGGATCATCTCGTTCATTATCGCTCACCCGTTTTTATTCCTGATCAACTTAATCGACCGGAAAGAAATATTAAAGATTTTGCCGGCTTGAGAATTTCAGGCCCCTCCCTGTTTAAACTCTCGGCTCATCCTGGCAGCAGGCATACTTTCTGGAATGAGTGGATTCCCGGTTCCCTGTCGGGCAGGAAACAGACAATACCATCTTTGGTGCCGTCCCCGAGGCCGAGGCGCTGCAGTGCCGACCCTGAAAAGGCGGCGAAGAAGGACTTGCGGAAGAATTCGTCGCGGCTGCGATAATCGTAATACGGGGGAAAATTCACCCCCAGCGTACGACTCAAATGTTTGCGCAGTTCGGCCAGGTTTTCGTCGGCAAGCGGTTCCGGCAGAAAACGGTGGCCGCAGCGCAGCCAGTCGTAGCGAAGCAGTTCCCTGATCAGCTCGCAGTCATTCCTGCCTGAAATGACCTCGCAGAGCAGGCTGTTGCAAAATTCCTGGGTGGCGG encodes:
- a CDS encoding PAS domain S-box protein, with the protein product MRWPPGKKRNQEKPAKLPAPSLSKKQPAEIHRENSFPIVGIGASAGGLEAFEGFFRALADDSGAAFVLVSHLDPNHASILPELIQKKTAMQVHQVVDNMKVGPNQVYIIPPNKEMALLNGALQLLEIPMPRRANLPIDIFFRSLAQDQEERAIGIILSGTGTDGTLGVRAIKGAGGMVMAQDPDSSRYDGMPASAIATGLVDYILPPDKMPAQLMNYVGHQSRRPAGGIAADFGNMQGALQKIFVVLRTTTGHDFSQYKQNTICRRIERRMHVHQIDDIDDYVRYLQESEPETAILFRELLIGVTCFFRDPAAYKSLKEKFQEWLADKPDDYNVRIWVAGCSSGEEAYSVAIIVLECLEVLGKHLPIQIFATDLDEESIALARAGIYPESISVDVRREHLKKFFTREENHYQIKKSIRDLVVFAPQNITKDPPFTRLDLLCCRNLLIYFGPELQKRLLPLFHYSVKPGGLLFLGSSETIGQATDLFDPLDKKWKIFKSLPAGKMMQPVLNIQTARGAAGHHDRVFQKPAPSLKEIEPLKLLKSIISQSDMSTCVVIDDNGDIIYIHGRTGCFLEPAEGVANLNALDMAKPGLKAGLAGAIHRMIAERQEVVVNGLQVQANGGFVEVDLVVKPLPDLQTGRRGLMMVIFNERPSPKKKKGAPPGRTTRSSRSAELKNLAAELQYTKENLQTTIEELQTSNEELKSTNEELQSTNEELQSTNEELETSKEELQSLNEESSTVNAELQGRIEELVTANDDMKNLLDATEIATIFLDIDLNIRRFTPKTTDLVPLTTLDIGRPITHFATSLKNVDLAGQAGEVLEELGKKELEVEDTRGTIYRMRLRPYRTAKNVIAGVVIIFEDVTELKKQLAREKRLAAIVKDSNDAVTMLDFSGRFLAWNRGAEKMYGYSEAEALQMNLIDLVPSGWQKKTRALISTLKEEEAKPILTKRLRKDGKIVNVLLTATKILDENGVPASIATTERDLGMLTRQALQHLTGEDDAPG
- a CDS encoding response regulator, which translates into the protein MMHRDKSSANKFMDLRKRAHAYLSIPIGNGRALSQEEVKKLVHELDTYQIELELQNEDLRKTQQELEQSRRKYTNLYDFAPVGYLTVSGTGLIVEANLTAADMLGVARGSLLRQPLSAFILEADQDIHYHCRKRLLESKKKQSCQFRCRKKDGTIFHAQLKSTVDFEMDGHTSRFRTIMTDITEQKKIEIAIQQGKREWEQTFDAMPDIVTLLDKDLRIFRANEAAHVFFKVQPGGLNGRHCHELFRKAASPCPDCPAVRTIENPLHSFTEIVEHPTLGKIFQLSSSPVLDENGELQYLVHTAKDISEIKRMEEDLFQSRKMEAMGTLAGGIAHDFNNILTAIMGYAELTKNSLSRSDLPEDHVDQILHAANRAKELVKQILTFSRKRQDSTKVQLQPQIIVKEALKMLRASLPTTTELKEDIDPECGDIMMDPSQFHQLLMNLYTNAFHALPEEQGTITIRLSNKILGAKEVSSEPEVSPGLFVELVVQDTGCGMEKQVLTRIFEPYYTTKGTGKGSGIGLAVVYGIVKSHGGLVKVESTVGKGSMFKLYFPAVEKRYKQKEAPEEKKALPTGTERILVVDDEEMISNFLKTCLTGLGYTVTAHTSSLQALADFNSRPDAFDLVVTDQTMPRMPGSDLSRKLLAARPDIPIIICTGYSSMISEKKAKELGIRKFVLKPVSMKDMANIVREVLDRN
- a CDS encoding DUF134 domain-containing protein → MARPLNSRMVGCLPECTYFKPKGVPQSSLEVIVLRVDEFEAIRLADHEGLYQDEAAKRMNVSRQTFGRIIENGHRKVAQALVKGQAIKIEGGEFEMTAKKFRCLECKHEWEVPYGTGRPEACPSCSGNNIHRAAGDQGRGRKRHGKQEGGNCRRKKGQSCETGA
- a CDS encoding SAM-dependent methyltransferase: MKKSSKNRLTPQQESLFPGDTLFDQIARAVCRAGTLPRKELHEAWEMAKRVRRRYRGGRVLDLACGHGLLAHLMLILDDSSECAVAVDSRIPANAEKLSGALIATWPRLASRISYREVPLEEVAILPDDLVVSAHACGSLTDLIIGRAVAQRARVAVLPCCHDLRESSTGDLAGWMDKTLAVDTVRAIKLQAHGYRIVTQEIPCEITPKNRLLMGEYFTTEPSGNLSPLP